From a single Fulvivirga ulvae genomic region:
- a CDS encoding SDR family oxidoreductase, whose amino-acid sequence MSKVAIITAAGKGMGAACARELSHQGYSVVLMSRSQGAIDLAAELGGLGLQGSVTEKEDLKKLVNTTLGEFGRIDVVINNTGHPAKGDLLELSEEDWHHGLNLVLLNVSKMAKLVTPIMQRQGGGVFVNISTFAAFEPSASFPISSVLRAGLGSYMKLYADKYAGDNIRMNNLLPGFIDSYDVDDKILQSIPLKRAGTVKEVAKTVAFLASDEAAYITGQNIKIDGGLTRSV is encoded by the coding sequence GTGAGTAAAGTTGCAATAATAACAGCTGCAGGAAAAGGCATGGGAGCGGCATGCGCCCGCGAACTTTCTCATCAGGGTTATAGTGTTGTCCTAATGTCACGATCTCAGGGTGCCATTGATCTGGCTGCCGAACTCGGGGGATTGGGCTTGCAAGGTTCGGTGACGGAGAAAGAAGATTTAAAGAAACTGGTAAATACAACACTGGGTGAGTTTGGTAGAATAGATGTTGTTATTAACAATACAGGCCACCCTGCAAAGGGAGACTTATTGGAATTATCTGAAGAGGACTGGCATCATGGGCTGAACCTAGTGCTTTTGAATGTCTCCAAAATGGCTAAGCTTGTTACGCCCATAATGCAACGACAGGGAGGGGGAGTTTTTGTAAATATTTCTACTTTTGCTGCTTTTGAACCGTCCGCCAGTTTTCCTATTTCTTCGGTATTAAGGGCTGGTCTTGGCAGCTATATGAAGTTATATGCCGATAAGTATGCTGGAGATAATATAAGAATGAATAATCTACTTCCTGGGTTTATTGATAGCTATGATGTTGATGACAAGATCCTTCAAAGTATTCCTTTGAAGAGAGCAGGTACTGTAAAAGAAGTAGCAAAGACTGTAGCTTTTTTAGCATCAGATGAAGCAGCTTATATCACTGGGCAGAATATCAAAATTGATGGAGGATTAACACGGTCAGTTTAA
- a CDS encoding YfiR family protein: MKRSIFITCAMLFAFLLVPLFGYSQNRPIHEIHAMMIYNFTKYIQWPGYQPSQDFIVAVIGSDDVYNTLNTWYGGQERGNKKFVIKKFSSPSDIQNCHILYVGKGNSKQFDDIKAKLGGASTLLITDKPGLGKEGSGINFVTEGNKLSIELNQSALDAANLKVSSQLTSIAKLI, translated from the coding sequence ATGAAACGATCAATATTTATTACATGCGCAATGCTATTTGCATTTTTATTAGTGCCACTATTTGGATACTCGCAAAATCGTCCGATACATGAAATTCATGCCATGATGATCTATAACTTTACGAAGTATATCCAATGGCCCGGTTATCAGCCTTCTCAGGATTTTATAGTTGCAGTTATAGGGAGTGATGATGTCTATAATACCTTAAATACATGGTATGGTGGACAGGAGAGGGGGAATAAGAAATTTGTTATTAAAAAATTCAGCTCACCATCAGATATTCAGAATTGTCACATACTGTATGTGGGTAAGGGAAACAGTAAGCAGTTCGATGATATCAAAGCCAAGCTTGGAGGGGCCTCTACCTTGTTGATCACCGACAAGCCAGGACTTGGGAAAGAAGGCAGTGGCATTAACTTCGTCACAGAAGGAAATAAACTTTCCATTGAGTTGAACCAGTCAGCTCTTGATGCAGCTAATTTGAAAGTGTCAAGTCAGCTTACCTCTATTGCTAAGTTAATTTAG
- the eno gene encoding phosphopyruvate hydratase has protein sequence MSLIESIHARQILDSRGNPTVEVDVVTENGILGRAAVPSGASTGKYEAVELRDGNKKIYMGKGVLKAVDNVNSILAEELIGFSVYDQNLLDKIMLEADGTENKAKLGANAILGTSLAIAKAAAQESGQSLFRYIGGVNANTLPVPMMNILNGGSHADNAIDFQEFMVMPVKADTFSESLRMGTEVFHHLKKVLSGKGLSTNVGDEGGFAPNITSNEEAIEVVLKAIEKAGYKPGEDIFIAMDAASSEFYDTKNKVYNFASTGQKLSSDEMVDYWASWVSKYPIISIEDGMEEDDWNGWKKLTEKIGKKVQLVGDDLFVTNVKKLQEGINQGVANSILVKVNQIGSLTETINTVNLAKQNSYKSVMSHRSGETEDNTIADLAVALNTGQIKTGSASRSDRMAKYNQLLRIEEELGETAIFPGRNF, from the coding sequence ATGAGTTTAATCGAAAGTATCCACGCAAGGCAAATCCTTGACTCCCGGGGAAACCCAACAGTAGAAGTAGATGTAGTAACAGAAAATGGTATTCTGGGAAGAGCAGCTGTACCGTCAGGGGCATCTACTGGTAAATATGAAGCTGTAGAATTGAGAGATGGTAATAAAAAGATTTACATGGGCAAGGGCGTTTTAAAGGCCGTTGATAATGTAAATAGTATCTTAGCCGAAGAGCTGATTGGTTTTTCAGTTTATGACCAGAATCTGCTGGACAAGATCATGCTTGAAGCAGATGGTACTGAAAATAAAGCTAAACTGGGAGCTAATGCTATCCTCGGTACTTCGTTGGCAATTGCTAAAGCGGCAGCGCAAGAGTCGGGCCAGTCACTTTTCAGATATATAGGAGGAGTGAATGCAAATACACTTCCTGTTCCTATGATGAATATTTTAAACGGAGGAAGCCATGCTGATAATGCGATCGATTTTCAGGAGTTTATGGTGATGCCTGTAAAAGCTGATACCTTTTCTGAATCGTTAAGAATGGGGACAGAAGTGTTTCATCATCTGAAAAAAGTTTTGTCAGGTAAAGGCTTATCTACTAATGTAGGCGATGAAGGTGGTTTTGCTCCTAATATTACATCTAATGAAGAAGCCATTGAGGTAGTTTTGAAAGCCATCGAAAAGGCTGGATATAAACCTGGTGAAGATATTTTTATCGCTATGGATGCAGCATCTTCGGAGTTTTACGATACTAAAAACAAGGTTTACAACTTTGCTTCAACTGGTCAAAAACTATCTTCGGATGAAATGGTTGATTATTGGGCGTCATGGGTAAGCAAATATCCTATTATTTCAATTGAAGATGGTATGGAGGAAGATGATTGGAATGGCTGGAAGAAATTAACTGAAAAAATAGGGAAAAAGGTACAGTTGGTTGGAGATGATCTTTTTGTTACCAACGTTAAAAAACTTCAAGAGGGTATCAATCAGGGAGTTGCCAATTCAATTCTTGTAAAGGTTAATCAAATTGGATCATTAACAGAGACAATCAATACGGTAAATCTTGCAAAACAGAATTCTTACAAGAGTGTAATGTCTCATCGTTCTGGAGAAACTGAAGATAATACTATTGCTGATCTCGCGGTAGCTTTAAACACCGGACAAATTAAAACCGGTTCAGCTTCAAGATCAGATAGAATGGCTAAGTATAACCAACTATTGAGAATCGAAGAAGAACTGGGAGAAACTGCTATTTTTCCTGGGAGAAATTTCTAA
- a CDS encoding M42 family metallopeptidase translates to MDKKSQEFLEEYLNNSSPTGFESSGQKIWLEYIRPYIDSYFTDTYGSVVGVINPEAEYKVVIEAHADEISWFVNYITDEGYIYVTRNGGSDHQIAPSKRVNIYTDKGIVKGVFGWPAIHVRNKENEEKPSMKNIFVDVGCQSKTEVEELGVHVGCVMTFDDELMELNQKFLVGRALDNRIGGFMIAEVARRLKEEKKELPFGLYIVNAVQEEVGLRGAEMIAERIKPNLAIVTDVCHETSSPMYSKIESGLQKAGKGPVLTYGPAVQNNLLKMIIEVANDSKIPFQRAAASRATGTDTDAFAYSNDGVASALISLPLKYMHTTVETAHKDDIENVIKLMYHFLLKLKSGHDFRYIM, encoded by the coding sequence ATGGATAAGAAGAGTCAAGAATTTTTAGAAGAATATTTGAACAACTCATCACCTACAGGTTTTGAGTCATCAGGGCAAAAAATATGGTTGGAATATATCAGACCATATATTGATAGTTATTTTACGGATACCTATGGGTCTGTTGTTGGTGTAATCAACCCTGAGGCTGAATATAAGGTGGTGATTGAAGCACATGCAGATGAAATCTCATGGTTTGTTAACTACATTACGGATGAGGGGTATATTTATGTGACCAGAAATGGTGGGTCAGATCACCAGATAGCTCCTTCAAAAAGAGTTAACATTTATACAGATAAAGGCATTGTGAAGGGTGTTTTCGGTTGGCCGGCAATTCATGTGAGGAATAAAGAAAATGAAGAGAAGCCATCGATGAAGAACATTTTCGTAGATGTTGGATGTCAAAGTAAAACCGAAGTTGAAGAACTTGGCGTGCATGTCGGTTGTGTCATGACTTTTGATGACGAATTAATGGAATTAAATCAGAAGTTTCTGGTTGGTCGTGCCCTGGATAACCGAATTGGAGGATTTATGATCGCTGAAGTAGCCAGAAGGCTGAAGGAGGAGAAAAAAGAACTCCCATTTGGGTTATATATAGTAAATGCTGTCCAGGAGGAAGTTGGTTTGAGAGGTGCAGAAATGATAGCAGAAAGAATAAAGCCTAACCTTGCGATCGTTACAGACGTGTGTCATGAGACCTCTTCTCCTATGTACAGTAAGATTGAGAGTGGTTTGCAGAAGGCTGGCAAGGGGCCAGTTCTTACTTATGGGCCTGCAGTACAAAATAATTTGCTTAAGATGATAATAGAGGTTGCTAATGACAGCAAAATACCTTTCCAGAGGGCAGCTGCCTCCAGAGCTACCGGCACAGATACAGATGCTTTTGCTTATTCCAATGACGGGGTGGCTTCAGCGTTAATATCATTACCCTTAAAGTATATGCATACTACTGTAGAAACTGCACATAAAGATGATATTGAAAACGTAATAAAACTCATGTATCACTTCCTGTTAAAGCTAAAAAGCGGGCATGACTTCAGGTATATCATGTGA
- a CDS encoding YfiR family protein — MMKFTTKVLLPVFLAAILVLPVQAQERPIHEIHSMMIYNFIKYIQWPEANGGDAFVIGVIGDDEVYATLNSWYGGKLRGNKKFTVKKFNSLAEISNCEILYVAKGSSKEFDAIKSKVSSASTLLITDKAGLGEKGSGINFRTVNDKLAFELNQKAIEASRLKVSGQLSSMAILI, encoded by the coding sequence ATGATGAAGTTTACAACTAAAGTTTTACTTCCTGTTTTTTTAGCAGCTATTCTTGTTTTGCCAGTACAGGCACAGGAACGACCTATTCATGAAATCCACTCGATGATGATTTACAATTTTATCAAGTACATCCAGTGGCCGGAAGCTAATGGAGGAGACGCCTTTGTTATCGGAGTAATTGGTGATGATGAGGTGTATGCGACTTTGAACTCTTGGTATGGAGGAAAGCTTAGAGGTAACAAAAAGTTTACCGTAAAGAAATTTAATTCTTTGGCTGAGATCTCCAATTGTGAGATTCTCTATGTAGCCAAAGGGAGTAGCAAAGAATTTGATGCGATTAAATCCAAAGTATCCTCAGCGTCTACTTTACTGATCACTGATAAAGCGGGCTTAGGAGAAAAAGGAAGTGGCATCAACTTCAGAACGGTCAATGATAAATTGGCATTTGAACTTAATCAGAAAGCTATTGAAGCTTCAAGATTAAAGGTATCAGGTCAGCTTTCAAGCATGGCTATCCTGATTTAA
- a CDS encoding acyl-CoA carboxylase subunit beta, with amino-acid sequence MENNKQKKPIYTLPTKKEKFTLLKDKNKEALLGGGEKRIESQHKKGKLTARERVHLLLDEGSFEEIGKFVMHRCKDFGLDKEYYPGDGVVTGYGTVNGRLVYVFSQDFTVFGGSLSETHAEKIVKIMDLAMKNGAPVIGLNDSGGARIQEGVVSLGGYADIFYRNTLASGVVPQISAIMGPCAGGAVYSPAITDFILMVENTSYMFVTGPNVVKTVTQETVTAEELGGASAHSSKSGVTHFACPNEVACINDIKKLLSYMPQNCEDDAPVDAYESDSDEIVQALNDIIPDNPNQPYDMREVIEALVDTDSFMEVHKNFAENIVVGFARIGGRSIGVVGNQPASLAGVLDIDASTKGARFVRFCDCFNIPLLVLEDVPGFLPGTDQEWNGIITNGAKLLYAFSEATVPRITVITRKAYGGAYDVMNSKHIGADMNYAWPTAEIAVMGAKGAAEIIFKREIAEAGDPEAKLQEKVDDYTEKFANPYRAAHRGYIDEVIMPEETRAKLMKAFKMLENKVATLPKKKHGNIPL; translated from the coding sequence ATGGAGAATAACAAACAGAAAAAGCCTATCTACACATTACCAACCAAAAAAGAGAAGTTTACTCTTTTGAAGGATAAAAATAAAGAAGCCTTACTTGGAGGTGGAGAGAAAAGAATAGAATCTCAACACAAAAAGGGCAAATTAACCGCTCGTGAGCGTGTGCATTTGCTTCTTGATGAAGGTTCGTTTGAAGAGATAGGAAAGTTTGTGATGCACCGCTGTAAGGACTTTGGTCTGGATAAAGAATATTACCCGGGTGATGGCGTGGTTACCGGTTACGGTACTGTAAATGGCCGGTTGGTATATGTGTTTTCTCAGGATTTTACCGTTTTTGGAGGGTCTCTTTCTGAGACTCACGCGGAGAAGATTGTGAAAATCATGGACTTGGCCATGAAAAATGGAGCTCCGGTAATCGGGTTGAATGACTCTGGCGGAGCACGTATTCAGGAAGGAGTAGTTTCTCTTGGAGGTTATGCAGATATTTTTTACAGAAATACGCTGGCATCCGGAGTAGTACCACAAATATCGGCTATTATGGGGCCTTGTGCAGGTGGAGCTGTATATTCTCCGGCAATTACGGACTTTATACTTATGGTAGAAAATACATCTTACATGTTTGTTACCGGGCCTAATGTTGTTAAAACAGTAACTCAGGAGACGGTTACAGCGGAAGAACTGGGTGGAGCCAGTGCTCATAGCTCTAAAAGCGGTGTTACTCACTTTGCATGCCCCAATGAAGTAGCCTGTATTAACGATATTAAGAAACTTCTTAGTTACATGCCTCAAAATTGTGAGGATGATGCTCCGGTAGATGCTTATGAGAGTGATTCGGACGAGATTGTACAGGCGCTTAATGATATCATACCTGATAATCCTAACCAGCCTTATGATATGAGAGAAGTGATAGAAGCCTTGGTAGATACTGATAGCTTCATGGAGGTTCATAAGAATTTTGCTGAGAATATTGTTGTTGGTTTTGCCAGAATTGGAGGCAGAAGTATTGGAGTCGTAGGGAATCAGCCGGCCTCCCTGGCTGGTGTATTGGATATTGATGCCAGTACAAAAGGAGCAAGGTTTGTCAGGTTCTGTGATTGTTTTAATATTCCTTTATTGGTTCTTGAAGATGTACCTGGATTTTTGCCGGGAACTGATCAGGAGTGGAACGGCATTATAACAAATGGTGCAAAACTCCTTTATGCCTTTAGTGAGGCAACCGTTCCAAGGATTACTGTTATCACCCGCAAGGCTTATGGTGGGGCCTATGATGTGATGAACTCCAAGCACATTGGGGCAGATATGAATTATGCCTGGCCCACGGCCGAAATTGCCGTTATGGGTGCTAAGGGAGCTGCTGAAATAATATTCAAAAGAGAGATAGCTGAGGCCGGAGATCCGGAGGCTAAACTCCAGGAAAAAGTCGATGACTATACGGAAAAATTTGCAAATCCATATAGAGCAGCGCATCGTGGGTATATTGATGAGGTGATTATGCCCGAAGAAACCAGGGCCAAGCTTATGAAGGCGTTTAAAATGCTCGAGAATAAAGTAGCAACGTTACCAAAAAAGAAACACGGTAACATTCCCCTTTAA
- a CDS encoding Ldh family oxidoreductase: MEEIFLVDELRDFTINTFLAIGCSQEDAELASDVLIKADLRGIDSHGIARLIGYVRLWEAGRINPTPKIKVVHETPSTAVIDGDSGLGLVVAPQAMTIAMDKADKVGTGWVSVKNSNHFGIAGYHAMMALDRNMVGMAMTNASPLVAPTFAKERMLGTNPIAVSIPSKEQPPFVADLATTTAANGKLEILQRKNSEAPYGWIQDKEGNPSKDPHELKNGGALLPLGGDREHGSHKGYALGSIVDIFSAVFSGANYGPWAPPFVSFLPLSDNPVGEGLGHFLGAMRIDAFRPANEFKSHMDNWIARFRATEAIEGKKVLIPGDPEREMEAIRLKDGIPLNINVVKDLKSVASKLKLKQL, encoded by the coding sequence ATGGAGGAAATATTTTTAGTTGACGAACTCAGGGATTTTACCATCAACACCTTTCTGGCTATTGGCTGTTCACAAGAAGATGCAGAACTGGCCAGCGATGTACTTATTAAGGCGGATCTCAGGGGCATTGACTCACATGGCATTGCAAGGTTAATAGGTTATGTAAGGCTATGGGAGGCAGGCAGGATAAATCCCACACCAAAAATCAAAGTAGTCCATGAAACCCCAAGTACAGCTGTAATTGATGGTGACAGCGGGCTGGGATTGGTAGTGGCACCACAGGCAATGACCATTGCTATGGATAAAGCTGATAAAGTAGGTACCGGTTGGGTTTCCGTTAAAAATTCGAATCACTTTGGTATCGCTGGATATCATGCTATGATGGCGCTGGATAGGAACATGGTCGGCATGGCAATGACCAATGCCAGTCCATTGGTGGCACCAACTTTTGCCAAAGAGCGTATGTTGGGAACGAATCCAATTGCCGTATCAATCCCTTCAAAAGAGCAGCCGCCATTTGTAGCTGACCTGGCAACCACGACAGCGGCTAATGGAAAATTGGAAATCCTGCAAAGAAAGAATAGTGAGGCTCCCTATGGCTGGATACAGGACAAGGAAGGGAATCCCTCAAAGGATCCGCATGAATTGAAAAATGGCGGCGCTTTACTGCCTTTGGGAGGAGACAGGGAACATGGTAGCCACAAAGGCTATGCCCTTGGTTCCATTGTGGATATATTCTCCGCAGTATTTTCAGGGGCAAATTACGGCCCTTGGGCCCCTCCATTTGTAAGTTTCCTGCCATTATCAGACAATCCGGTGGGTGAAGGGTTGGGACATTTTCTTGGTGCTATGCGCATAGATGCTTTCAGACCAGCCAATGAGTTTAAATCTCATATGGATAACTGGATAGCCCGTTTCAGGGCAACGGAAGCCATAGAGGGAAAAAAAGTATTGATACCAGGAGATCCAGAAAGAGAAATGGAGGCTATTAGGTTAAAAGATGGTATTCCGTTGAATATTAATGTTGTGAAAGACCTTAAATCTGTAGCAAGCAAGCTGAAGCTCAAACAACTTTAG
- a CDS encoding YfiR family protein, which translates to MRRIFNIYVLLVIIGMSMSAGTYAQDRPEHELHSMMIYNFLKYVQWPGDQNSGDFVIGVMGDDNVFNTLNAWYGNKTRGDKTFTIKKFTSPSEISGCQLLYIGKSASNQFDEVQARVQDQSTLTVTDKNGLGAKGSCINFKVVDNRLKFELNQAAIQKSNLKISSQLTSMAILI; encoded by the coding sequence ATGAGAAGGATTTTTAACATCTATGTTTTATTAGTAATCATAGGTATGTCTATGTCGGCAGGGACTTATGCTCAAGACAGGCCTGAGCATGAGCTGCACTCTATGATGATATACAATTTCTTAAAGTATGTCCAGTGGCCTGGTGACCAGAACTCTGGTGATTTTGTAATTGGAGTTATGGGGGATGACAATGTTTTTAACACCCTAAATGCATGGTATGGAAACAAAACCAGGGGAGATAAAACATTTACCATTAAAAAGTTTACCTCTCCATCGGAAATTAGTGGTTGTCAACTTCTATATATTGGCAAGTCTGCTAGTAATCAATTTGATGAAGTGCAGGCCAGGGTGCAAGACCAATCAACGCTCACTGTTACTGATAAAAATGGATTAGGAGCAAAAGGAAGTTGCATAAACTTTAAAGTAGTAGATAACAGGTTAAAGTTTGAATTAAATCAAGCGGCTATACAGAAATCAAATTTGAAAATTTCGAGTCAATTAACTTCTATGGCGATTTTGATTTAG
- a CDS encoding Ppx/GppA phosphatase family protein, producing MEENIGIIDCGTNTFHLLIVRQDDSQFQMLHKEKVSVRIGKGGINQNQILPDAIERATNTIRHFSDILDKFATDRIFAFATSAFRNAANGEEARKAILDKTGIDIKIISGVEEAELIFRGVNFALDIGDKPALIMDIGGGSVEFIIGQRNKIFWKQSFEIGAQRLLDLFHTTDPIQSEEITGLENYLRSNLGELLEHIKKYQTDTLIGSSGTFDTLSDIYCEQRSIIKDEDASEVPLSLEGYFRIHHDLLTMTRDERMAIPGMIEMRVDMIVVASCLINFLLKQHHFREIRVSTYALKEGVLDQVLDGHF from the coding sequence ATGGAAGAAAACATTGGAATTATTGATTGCGGGACAAACACTTTCCATTTACTCATAGTCAGGCAAGATGACTCGCAGTTTCAGATGCTTCATAAAGAAAAAGTTTCCGTAAGGATTGGAAAAGGTGGCATCAATCAAAATCAAATACTGCCGGATGCCATTGAACGGGCGACAAATACAATCAGGCATTTTAGTGACATCCTGGATAAGTTTGCAACTGACCGGATATTTGCTTTCGCAACGAGTGCATTCCGCAATGCTGCTAATGGAGAAGAGGCCAGAAAGGCTATTTTGGATAAAACAGGCATCGATATTAAAATAATCTCCGGTGTAGAAGAGGCGGAGCTAATTTTCAGAGGTGTTAATTTTGCTTTGGACATTGGAGATAAGCCTGCACTAATTATGGACATCGGAGGAGGAAGTGTTGAATTCATTATCGGCCAACGTAATAAAATATTTTGGAAGCAAAGCTTTGAGATCGGAGCTCAGCGGCTCCTTGACCTGTTCCATACAACAGACCCAATACAATCTGAAGAAATAACGGGACTGGAAAATTACCTCAGATCAAACCTGGGTGAGCTTCTTGAACATATTAAAAAATATCAAACAGATACACTAATTGGTTCTTCCGGCACCTTCGATACACTAAGCGATATTTACTGCGAGCAAAGGAGTATTATAAAAGATGAAGATGCCAGTGAGGTCCCGCTGTCATTAGAAGGATACTTCAGGATACACCATGATCTGCTCACAATGACCAGAGATGAGAGAATGGCCATACCTGGTATGATAGAGATGCGGGTGGATATGATTGTTGTGGCTTCATGCCTGATCAATTTTCTGCTTAAGCAACACCACTTCCGTGAAATAAGAGTATCTACATATGCATTAAAAGAAGGTGTACTGGATCAGGTACTTGATGGGCATTTTTAA
- a CDS encoding FtsB family cell division protein — translation MKLPKITKNFFFLFSFFFLIWMLFIDANDLVSQIKLKNQLETLEDEKAYYLQKIEEVKKDREELLSNDQLLEKFAREKYYMKKESEDLFVVVEEEK, via the coding sequence ATGAAACTCCCTAAAATCACAAAGAACTTCTTTTTTTTATTTAGTTTTTTCTTCCTGATATGGATGCTCTTCATTGACGCCAATGATCTGGTTTCTCAAATAAAGTTGAAGAATCAGCTGGAAACCCTGGAGGATGAAAAGGCATATTATTTGCAGAAAATCGAGGAAGTTAAAAAGGATCGGGAGGAATTGCTTAGTAATGATCAGTTGCTTGAAAAATTTGCCCGGGAGAAGTATTATATGAAAAAAGAGTCCGAAGATTTGTTTGTAGTTGTCGAAGAAGAAAAATGA